The nucleotide sequence ggctgcatggccgaCCTCAACCGCTGTAAGTGCACGCACGaacgcgcgccacgccgccgccacttcgCCATTGCCGGagctgacgacgacgatgtgTGCAGCGTGTCCGAGGGAGTTGCAGgtggagtgcggcggcggcggggcgatcGCGTGCAGGAGCGCGTGTGAGGCGTTCGGGCAGGACAGGTACTGCTGCGCCGGGGAGTACgggacgccggcggcgtgccGGCCGACGGCGTACTCGGCCATCTTCAAGACGGCGTGCCCGCGCGCCTACAGCTACGCGTACGAcgactccacctccaccttcaCCTGCAAGGCCGCCTACGACTACACCATCGCCTTCTGCCTCCCTACCTCCGGGTACGCATGCAGCTACGGAAGCCAAATTTCCGAAATTTACGACAGAagagaaatttctgaaatttaccGATAGATCTAAGAGAATTTTTCGAAATTGCGGAAATTCACCGATAGAAAATTCCGATAGAAGTGAAATTTCGGAGATTGCGAAAAAAAATCGGATAGAAGCGAAATTTCGGGAAATTCTAGGACTGAAAAAAGTTAACACTTGGACAGGTTACCGATAGATCCAGGAGAATTTTTCAAACTTGCGGAAATACACCGATAGAAGCGAAATTTCGGGAAATGTTTGGATTGAAAAAAGTTAGCACTTGGACAGGTTTTGGTTCAGGGACTGGAAACTTACCGATAGAAGTGAAATTTCGGAAATTGCGGACATTTACCAATGGAAGTGAAATATCGGAAATTGCATGAATTTTGGGAACTGTGGAAAACCTACCGATAGAAGTGGAATTGCTGAGATTTACCCATTGAagcgaaatttcggaaattgcAGGGTTTTCTGAAAATTTCGGACCAAAAAGGTTACATTAGGGCAAATTTTGGTTAAATCTGAATGAAAATTGTCTTACCCAAACAAAAATTTAGCCGAAATAATTTCTGGTCGAGGGGATCGAAATTCCTGAAATTTTAATAGCTGTGTGATTCTTGCTGCAGGATCAATAAGTCGGACGCCGTGTTCCTCGGAGCACAGATcatcgacggcgatggcggaaATGCGCCGCCGGCttaccgcggcggcggcggcggcggcggcggcagtagaCCGCCGATATACTACAACGGCGGTGGAGGAGCACATGAGCCTGAGACGAtgacggcgtcgtcggcgagcaCACGATGCACCCAGCCATGGCttctgctactgctactgctactactactgctcGTCTTCCTTTTCTGATCTGACAGTGAAGCATGAAGAATTGGGAAATTTGAGCACACCATTAATGGAAGTCATCTCCTAGTAGTAATTAACTGCACCAAAGAAGAGATTACGAGTTCACGATCAAGAAGGCTTGTCAGAGATCAGTTGATCGAGAAGTTCAGAGATTAGTCCTATTCTTCGTGTATATTAGCAGTGATTAAATTCATTAATTTTCTATTCTTTGTACTCAAGTTCAGAAGATCTAAATATATTGCTAGATAGTAGAAACATTAGTAGTCATGGACAGAATTTCAGAAATATTCACATTGACGAGACACATGCATGTACTTCGTCAACTGAATTTACTGAATTTCAGCTAGACATTTGCGCCGTGTgttgttccaaaataattcttcaaacttccaacttttccatcacattaaaactttcctatacacacaaacttccaacttttccgttacatcgtttcaatttcaacaaaactttcaattttggtgtgaactaaacacagcccaaacTGATTTGATTACGCTGAACTTTAACAAGTCCAAGTCCagtccctgcaaaaaaaaaaaaaacaagtccaAGTCCAGGTCAAGTCAATGGTGCCAAGTGCCCACTGTGCACAGGACCGGCCTGATTTTTCCTTCTGAAAATTACACCAACAATCCATCACTCCAAATTTCATCATCTCCACTAGCCTGTTGTTCTTCAGTCTTGAACCTACTGTACCAGTCATCAATAACAGAGACAGCTTTGTACTGCGAAAGCTAAAGCATCACTGTCTCACCAGATACTCCATACAGATGGAGTGTTGGATAGTATCAAGATGACAACGCACTATGCGACAATCTATCAAATGATAAGATCAAGAACATGACCTGTGCAAATTGAAAACAGCCAAGTCTTCAGATCAGATCGATAGGCATTAATTCACTTGTGCGATATCGATGCCACCTAATGAGGACAAGCAACCGAAGTGTGGCTCAATTCGATTGTCACTACTGATTTTTTAGGACTTGCACCATTACATCAGACTGAAAAGATACAAAGATATTGTGCCCATCTCTTTGATTGTTTAACAAAAACAACAAGTGAATTGTCACTTTCTCAGCACATGACTTGACGCACTCATCACTCATGAGTCATGGGAATGAGACCCATCAGCTAGCATGTAACACATGTTGTTATAGCTAGATGTAAGTGATAATTCTTCACCATGCAACATGCATGATTAAAACTAAGAAATAGTTGCAGCAAGACGTGACGTATTTAGAAAGACTCAACGTTTTGGAGCTATTCAAATCCTAGCATATTCCTCATGCTCAGAGGGCCCATTTGGAATGCAGAATTCTTAAAATGTaggaacaataaaaaaaatatagtattggAGCTATCATCTCTAATCCTATGGATTAAAAGAGCATTTGAAATATAAAAATGTAACTGTTTGAACGGAGCATAGGAAATACAGGAATTAGAAGAGAGAAAGATAGAGACGGGTTGGACCTTATGTTGAAATTCCTACAAATCCCCTATGTATGTTTAGAGTGAACCcaaaggaatttcataggatttttagATAGCTATTTCTTTTATCCAAAGGATCACAtgagaaaattttctatagaattgaatcccttcaaaattcctccaaaataaCCCTTTGTTTCCAAAGGATTAACTTTGTGAGGTTTGCGGCGTGTACTGCCTGAATCCGACAATGGCGAACACCCAAGTCTCTTTCAATTCACCAACGGCATATCTACCATGAATAGGACTGGGAATAGGAACAGCACTAGTGTGATTCTCTcccgagggaaaaaaaaaacagcactaGTGTGATTCTCTcccgaggaaaaaaaaagtgaagatCAAAATGAGGAACATTTTGTGTTTTGCAAAAAGATGAAGAAATGCAACAGAACAACTTTATTTTGAATCTTATACACAAGGACAGAGAAGATGCAAATTATTACAATCTACCAATATCCAAGAGTATAAAGCACACATAGAAGTTATGAAATACAATGTTCAATAGATTTACGGTAAACAAACCCCCTACTGATAACCACATTTCACACGTTGCACCAATTTTCGCAGGCGACCATACCTGTGAGGACCTAATTTTTGACCTTATTTTCCGCGAGATTTCCCTCTGGATTGTCCTCGAAACGCCCAATCCTGAAATGCCGGAGCTCTActccggcctccgccgccgtcctggCCTCGCCGTCCAAGGCCATCTCGGCGAGGATCCTCCCGACGGCGGGCCCCATCTTGAAGCCATGGCCGGAGAACCCGGCGCCGACCACGACGTCCTTCCCGAGCTCCCCGCCGACGAAGTCGATGATGAAGTCCTCGTCGGGGGTCATGGAGTACATGCACGGCTGCCGGATGACCGGCCCGCCGGCGGTGTCGACGTGGCCCGGCATGACCTCGTCGATCCACCGCGCCACCGGCTCGAccaggccggcgccggcgccggcgagccagTCCCGGCGGTCCGGGTCGCACGGCGGGCCGCCGTGGGCGGCCACCTTGATCAGCCCCGGGAACTCCATCGACGGCGTGCTGTAGATGTACGGGTCGCCGTAGCTGGCGAACGTCGGGAAGCCGGACTCCGGCGTGAGCTCGTGCTCGCGGCCGGGCCTCGCCCGCCAGTAGCAGATGAGCGTGTGCAGCGGCTGCACCGGCAGGTCGACGCCGGCGACCGACCTCACCAGCTTGCTGGCCCAGGCGCCCACCGTGATGATGCACTTGGCGCCATGGAACTCCTCGCCGCTCGATGTCTTCACCACGATCGATCCGTCTCCTGATCAAATTAAGTGTTTGATATGCTAATGGAGTAAAAGATTTTTCACTTCTAAATCAGCTAATGGAT is from Oryza sativa Japonica Group chromosome 9, ASM3414082v1 and encodes:
- the LOC107278231 gene encoding thaumatin-like protein 1b; protein product: MGEPRACKLWLLVVAMAASWSCSSMAMTFTIANYCSHPIWPGTLAGAGTPQLSTTGFRLDPGQTAQLAAPAGWSGRIWARTGCVFDADGAGVCQTGDCGGRVECRGAGAAPPATLFEVTLGRGGGEDFYDVSLVDGYNLPVVAIPRAAAACNATGCMADLNRSCPRELQVECGGGGAIACRSACEAFGQDRYCCAGEYGTPAACRPTAYSAIFKTACPRAYSYAYDDSTSTFTCKAAYDYTIAFCLPTSGINKSDAVFLGAQIIDGDGGNAPPAYRGGGGGGGGSRPPIYYNGGGGAHEPETMTASSASTRCTQPWLLLLLLLLLLLVFLF
- the LOC107276062 gene encoding probable sarcosine oxidase, whose product is MAAAANNGGEGGDGFDVIVVGAGIMGSCAAYAASTRGGARVLLLERFDLLHHRGSSHGESRTIRATYPQAHYPPMVRLAARLWDDAQRDAGYRVLTPTPHLDMGPRADPALRASIVNGAATEVASDAAAPWPWSGVFRLPEGWTAATSEIGGVMKATKAVAMFQSLAAKNGAVVRDRTEVVGIAKQGDGSIVVKTSSGEEFHGAKCIITVGAWASKLVRSVAGVDLPVQPLHTLICYWRARPGREHELTPESGFPTFASYGDPYIYSTPSMEFPGLIKVAAHGGPPCDPDRRDWLAGAGAGLVEPVARWIDEVMPGHVDTAGGPVIRQPCMYSMTPDEDFIIDFVGGELGKDVVVGAGFSGHGFKMGPAVGRILAEMALDGEARTAAEAGVELRHFRIGRFEDNPEGNLAENKVKN